From the genome of Treponema denticola:
TATGTAAAGACGGAAAGAGGTAGGGAATTTTCGGCTAAGGCGGTAGTCCTTGCAACCGGCACCTTTATGGAAGGCAAGATTTACATAGGCGAATACGAATCTCCCGACGGAAGGCTCGGCGAAAGAGCTGCCATAGGCCTCGGCCCCGCCCTTGCAAAGAAGGGTTTTACCGTGGGCAGGCTTAAAACGGGAACGCCCATGCGTATCCTCCGCCGCTCCTTTGATTCTTCCCTTACCGAAGAGCAGGAAGCCGATGAGATTATGCGGCCATTTTCTTTTTCAAATGCGGAAATACATAGGCCCTATGCAAAATGCTATATAACTCATACCAATCGGGAAACCCATGATATAATAAGAGAAAACCTTCACAGGGCAGCCCTTTTTTCGGGCAAAATCACAGGGACGGGAGCCCGCTACTGCCCCTCCATCGAAGATAAAATTAAAAAATTCCCCGAGCGGGACCGCCACCATGTCTACATAGAACCGGAAGGCTTAAACACGGAAGAGCTTTATATAAACGGGCTTTCTTCCTCACTTCCCGAAGATGTGCAGGACAGAATGATAAGAACTATTCCCTGCTTTAAGGATGTAATAATTACCCGTCCCGCCTATGCCGTAGACTATGCCTATGTTTCGCCGATCCAGCTTTCATCGGATCTTCAGACACGGCGGATTGAAGGCCTTTTTTTGGCAGGACAGATAAACGGAACCTCAGGCTATGAAGAAGCCGGAGGTCAGGGCATAATCGCCGGTATAAACGCAGCCCTTTTTTCACGCTCTCTAAAATTTAAAGATGAAAAATATATTCCCTTTGTGTTAAAGAGGGATGAGGCCTACATAGGCGTTATGATAGACGACCTTGTAACTCAGGGAGTGGATGAGCCTTACCGAATGTTTACAGCCCGTGCAGAGTATAGACTGAACCTCAGGCATGACACGGCCGATGAAAGGCTTACGGAAAGGGCTTATCAGATAGGCCTTCAAACCAAGGAGGCTTCAAACCGCCTAAAGGAAAAACTTTTAACCAGAGAAAGAATAATATCGCTATGGAAGGATATAAAGATTACGAGGGAACTCATTGCAAAAAATCCCGAACTTAAAAACCATATCGGGAAGAGTCTTGCCGATGCCCTCCATGACCCTCAAGTTTCCCTTGAATGTATATGTGCAATAGATGAAAATTCCAAGGATTACAGCGCAGAACTTTTAGAATCGGCAGAGCTTGAAATAAGGTATGAACACTACATAGCCGTTCAAAACAGGAAGATAGCCAAGGTCAAGCGTATGGAAAACACTAAAATTCCGGCTGACTTTGACTATGATGCAGTTTCCGGCCTTTCTACCGAGTCACGAGCCCGCCTAAAAGAAGTACGCCCCGAAACCATAGGGCAAGCAAGCAGGATTAGGGGGATTAGGCCTTCGGATATAATGCTATTGTCTATACTCTTGTAGTAAAGAGCCTTATTTTAGCTTTTTATTCAAGCGGAGCGAAGTAGCCTATTTCATCCCGTCCCGACCTTTTTAAAAGCTGTACTTCAACTTCTAAAGGTAAAAAGGCTCTGCCGAAATCGGTAGGCATCAATGAAGTATATTTCAATTGATATACCCCTATAGGTTTTGAAATCAAATCATCGATTATCGGTTTTAATCCTTTTTCGGCATAAACATATAACGCCTTTCCTCCCGTTTTCTTTGCAAGATAGCTCATCTCTGAAGCGGGAGAACCTTTTTTTAAGTTGATAGAATAAAACCGAATATTGTTATTCTTCATATATGAAGCTAAGTCATTTAAATTATATTGTTTAAAATTATCCGAATTGGGATCACTAAAATTTAAAAAAAGCACAGCCCTCTTTTGCTCGGCATTGATTAACTCCCCTGCTGCAAGGCGCAAGGCAAGATCGAATTTCCATTCTGAAGAAACAGGCCCTTTTATGCGGTTAGGCAGACTTATCAAATCCATAGGTGAAAATTTACCTTCGAGAATAGGGATAGCCGAAGCCGAAATAATGCTTATCCTTCCCTTTCCCTGCATGGCCTCTGCAATTTCTTTAATCGCAGACTCAATAAGAGCTTTTTCCTTTGCAGAATTTGGAGAGCGCTCCACTACGATAGCTATATCGCAGGTTTTATTCAAATAGGCTGAACCTGTAAGGGAATAATCGGCCACAGGTCTATGGTTTTCAGTTAGAATAAAGTTGCCTTCTGTCAAGCCTACAATTTGTTTACCGTCACGGTTTTGAACGCTTACTTCAACTAAAACTTCAGGGAAGTTATCGGAATAAACTTTTTTTATCAATACAAAAAGGCCGCCTGCCAATTCATTTATTCTTGAGGTTATTTCAATACTTTGATTTTTATGATCTACAAGAAGGAGGTTTCCGTTCACATCCGGAACTGCAGCAGTCATCTTTGAAGGAGTATTGCCTAAACTTACCAATTCACTTAGAGTAGAAAAAGCTATATCAATAAGATAGGCCTTATTGCCTGCTGATGCAACCAAATTTCCGTTCCATTCACGCAAGGATTCTATATTTTTTAACGAATTTTCAGGTAATAAAGCTTGGACAAAATTACCGGCCGTATCAAAAGCATAAACAGCTCCTTTTACAGCATCTGCAACATATACAAGGCCGTCAACCACGGCAATACCCGAGGGGGCAGTAAAGCCGCCGAAAAGGCCGCTTTTTTTTCCGAAAGTAAAAAGAGGTTCTCCTGCAGGAGAAAAAACTACAATCCTTGCATTACCGAAATCGCAAACATAGATATTACCGTACTCGTCTTCAGCTAAAAACTGCGGGCCTATAAACTCTCCGTTTCCTCGGCCTCTTTTTCCGAAAGATTTTATAAAAGAACCGTTTTTATCTAAAATAGAAAGCCTATCAACAGCAAACTCCGAAACCAGAAGATTTCCATCCGATAGCTCTATGACATCAAAAGGTCTATCAAATCCTTGAATAGGCCCCTTTGTTCTATCCAATATAATACCGTTTACATTAAAATGTAAAAGCTCATTTGAGCCGTAAGCTGTCATCCAAAAAGAACCGTCCGAAACCGCAGCTATTGAAAAAGGCTGTCGAAACAATTCAACATTTCCATTCTTTGAATTAAAGGACGAGTTTTCTACATATTTTATGTTGTCGGAAGCATAGGGAGTTAAACTTCTGTTTTCTTTTAAAACTTCAATCTTGTTTTTTAAAAGCATTCCTCCATATCCTGAGGCTTCTGCAAATTCCCATTGAGTCAAAGCCGAGCCTTCGACGCCTGAGCTGTAATAGGCTTTTCCAAGCCAATCTAAAATTAAGGGTTCTTCCGGCAGTCGGGAAAGAGCTTTTTCAAAGAGCAAAATGGCTTCATTAAAAGTGCCCCGATAATAGGCTTGAACACCCCGCCTAAATTCTTCCGAAGCAACGCGTTTATCGGAAGAAGAGGGCTTATCCGTAAAATTTCTGTCTTGAGAAAATAAAGAAAAAGAAATAAAAATAAGACTTATAATAAATACAGTGCGCAATTTTATATATAATTTCATGGTTAAGCCTCCTGAGCATCGGAAGTTATCATTTCAAAATGTTTTACTATAATTTTATTATCGGGTAATTTTTCTTTTGCTCTAGTAATATATAAGCTTGCATCGGAAGGCAAATTCATTTTATGATAGATAAGGGCCATAGAGTCCATATAAGCAGGATTTTCAGGCTGCTTGTCAATTGCTTTTTTGCAAAGAACTAAGGAGCGGGATAAGTCCAATCCGTTTTCAGCTAAAATATAGGCGAGACCGTTTAAAGCCGTACTGTTTTCAGGATCGGTCTTTAAGGCCTTTTCGTAATAATCTATTGCTTTTTCCGTATCTTGATGTTCATAGGAAACATAGGCTAATGAAGAAAAGACTTGAACCGATTCATAACCGGCTTCAATTAATTTTGAAAGTTCAAATTCGGCAAGACGGGTTCGGCCCGTATTTGCATAAATAAAGGCTAAAATTAATCTGCATTGATAAACCTTTGCAATATCTTTGCTGGAAGTAACAACTTGTTCCAGATACTCGAGAGCTTGTTCATATTCAGATAAGCGTGAATAAACTAAGCCTATATAATAATTTATTT
Proteins encoded in this window:
- the mnmG gene encoding tRNA uridine-5-carboxymethylaminomethyl(34) synthesis enzyme MnmG, coding for MYRFSDYDVIVVGAGHAGIEAALASARMGEAVLLITQTLDSAGRLSCNPSIGGISKGNIVREIDALGGEMGKLADASMIQYRLLNKSRGPAVQAPRVQADKFLYSQLAKHAIELEKNLHVFQDTVIDIVSSNTNESGYVEKGCVQYVKTERGREFSAKAVVLATGTFMEGKIYIGEYESPDGRLGERAAIGLGPALAKKGFTVGRLKTGTPMRILRRSFDSSLTEEQEADEIMRPFSFSNAEIHRPYAKCYITHTNRETHDIIRENLHRAALFSGKITGTGARYCPSIEDKIKKFPERDRHHVYIEPEGLNTEELYINGLSSSLPEDVQDRMIRTIPCFKDVIITRPAYAVDYAYVSPIQLSSDLQTRRIEGLFLAGQINGTSGYEEAGGQGIIAGINAALFSRSLKFKDEKYIPFVLKRDEAYIGVMIDDLVTQGVDEPYRMFTARAEYRLNLRHDTADERLTERAYQIGLQTKEASNRLKEKLLTRERIISLWKDIKITRELIAKNPELKNHIGKSLADALHDPQVSLECICAIDENSKDYSAELLESAELEIRYEHYIAVQNRKIAKVKRMENTKIPADFDYDAVSGLSTESRARLKEVRPETIGQASRIRGIRPSDIMLLSILL
- a CDS encoding tetratricopeptide repeat protein, yielding MYSELKEGIRLYNQKNYQEALVFFLSLSTEDALMQIEINYYIGLVYSRLSEYEQALEYLEQVVTSSKDIAKVYQCRLILAFIYANTGRTRLAEFELSKLIEAGYESVQVFSSLAYVSYEHQDTEKAIDYYEKALKTDPENSTALNGLAYILAENGLDLSRSLVLCKKAIDKQPENPAYMDSMALIYHKMNLPSDASLYITRAKEKLPDNKIIVKHFEMITSDAQEA
- a CDS encoding 6-bladed beta-propeller, which encodes MKLYIKLRTVFIISLIFISFSLFSQDRNFTDKPSSSDKRVASEEFRRGVQAYYRGTFNEAILLFEKALSRLPEEPLILDWLGKAYYSSGVEGSALTQWEFAEASGYGGMLLKNKIEVLKENRSLTPYASDNIKYVENSSFNSKNGNVELFRQPFSIAAVSDGSFWMTAYGSNELLHFNVNGIILDRTKGPIQGFDRPFDVIELSDGNLLVSEFAVDRLSILDKNGSFIKSFGKRGRGNGEFIGPQFLAEDEYGNIYVCDFGNARIVVFSPAGEPLFTFGKKSGLFGGFTAPSGIAVVDGLVYVADAVKGAVYAFDTAGNFVQALLPENSLKNIESLREWNGNLVASAGNKAYLIDIAFSTLSELVSLGNTPSKMTAAVPDVNGNLLLVDHKNQSIEITSRINELAGGLFVLIKKVYSDNFPEVLVEVSVQNRDGKQIVGLTEGNFILTENHRPVADYSLTGSAYLNKTCDIAIVVERSPNSAKEKALIESAIKEIAEAMQGKGRISIISASAIPILEGKFSPMDLISLPNRIKGPVSSEWKFDLALRLAAGELINAEQKRAVLFLNFSDPNSDNFKQYNLNDLASYMKNNNIRFYSINLKKGSPASEMSYLAKKTGGKALYVYAEKGLKPIIDDLISKPIGVYQLKYTSLMPTDFGRAFLPLEVEVQLLKRSGRDEIGYFAPLE